One genomic segment of Natrialbaceae archaeon AArc-T1-2 includes these proteins:
- a CDS encoding class 1 fructose-bisphosphatase: MTDPVDDVVATIARSAAEIRQGLVGRRGKADEENPSGELQAEADVWADDLLADRLSSIDGVGQYASEERSEIIDGGDEKVYVAVDPLDGSSNLQSNNTMGTVFGIYDEPLPAPGSALVASGWILYGPITTMAYARDGVVTKYELTGGERTVVEDDVTLPDDPLVYGFGGRVPHWTEGFREFAREVESDPSHKLRYGGAMIGDVNQVLTYGGIFAYPALEDSPRGKLRLQFECNPIAYLIEAADGRSSDGTQSILEVEPTDLHDRVPLHVGNAALIDRLEDVLE; encoded by the coding sequence ATGACTGATCCAGTCGACGACGTCGTCGCCACGATCGCCCGCTCGGCAGCCGAGATCCGCCAGGGACTGGTCGGTCGCCGGGGCAAAGCCGACGAGGAGAACCCAAGCGGCGAGCTCCAGGCCGAGGCCGACGTCTGGGCCGACGACCTGCTCGCCGACCGGCTGTCGTCGATCGACGGCGTCGGCCAGTACGCAAGCGAGGAACGATCCGAGATCATCGACGGCGGGGACGAGAAGGTGTACGTCGCCGTCGACCCCCTCGACGGCTCGTCGAACCTGCAGTCGAACAACACGATGGGGACCGTGTTCGGTATCTACGACGAACCGCTCCCCGCACCGGGGTCCGCACTCGTCGCCTCCGGCTGGATCCTCTACGGGCCGATCACGACGATGGCCTACGCCCGCGACGGGGTCGTCACGAAGTACGAACTCACCGGCGGCGAGCGAACCGTCGTCGAGGACGACGTCACGCTTCCCGACGACCCGCTCGTCTACGGCTTCGGCGGCCGCGTCCCCCACTGGACCGAGGGGTTCCGTGAGTTCGCCCGCGAGGTCGAGTCCGATCCGAGCCACAAGCTCCGCTACGGCGGTGCGATGATCGGCGACGTCAACCAGGTGCTGACCTACGGCGGCATCTTCGCCTATCCCGCCCTCGAGGACAGCCCCCGCGGAAAGCTCCGCCTCCAGTTCGAGTGCAATCCGATCGCGTACCTCATCGAGGCGGCTGACGGGCGCTCCTCCGACGGGACCCAGTCGATCCTCGAGGTCGAGCCAACCGACCTCCACGACAGGGTTCCCCTGCACGTCGGCAACGCCGCGTTGATCGATCGCCTCGAGGACGTACTCGAGTGA
- a CDS encoding RimK/LysX family protein: protein MTVRVGVLSFHNSKESKAICNAVEDLGHEPVWLREKNVLVRFTDEGFVLEPDADVIINRLLLSTAQQPAEAAGFANAIARFRPIVNHPDTAALASHKIAAGAALVADGVPVPKTALALGSEPLSRVRHEFGEEHVYKTVVGTHGGGAWKVDRTDLLTGSVGSRRAFLQELVGTAGERPRDLRVYVVDDDVVGAMYRYAADEEWRTNVARGGTVEDVTESLPETVDEIARRATRRSPAPDIAALAIERAGGSVDGDRVATLRETLDDSVPSCVPKPDQSAESDAATVGLTERVVVSGTTDTRAVVGRADTGRSRTRIDLQLAAAIGAGPIQVSDPAASKGRTNGRQPVVDVVVGIAGTERTVDATVEDRSSSAYPLLLGRDVLGDFQIDVGRRFDERGDESFGE from the coding sequence ATGACCGTCCGGGTCGGCGTCCTGAGCTTTCACAATAGCAAGGAGTCGAAAGCGATCTGCAACGCCGTCGAGGACCTCGGCCACGAACCCGTCTGGCTCCGCGAGAAGAACGTCCTCGTCCGGTTCACGGACGAGGGGTTCGTTCTGGAGCCGGACGCGGACGTGATAATCAACCGGCTGTTGCTGTCGACTGCACAACAGCCGGCCGAAGCTGCCGGGTTCGCGAACGCGATCGCTCGCTTTCGCCCGATCGTCAACCACCCCGACACCGCGGCGCTTGCCTCCCACAAGATCGCGGCGGGCGCGGCGCTGGTCGCAGACGGCGTTCCGGTCCCCAAGACGGCACTCGCGCTCGGATCGGAACCGCTCTCGCGCGTTCGCCACGAGTTCGGCGAGGAACACGTCTACAAGACGGTCGTCGGGACTCACGGCGGGGGCGCCTGGAAAGTCGACCGGACGGACCTGCTTACCGGGAGCGTCGGGTCACGCCGGGCGTTCCTCCAGGAACTGGTCGGGACAGCGGGCGAGCGACCGCGGGACCTTCGCGTCTATGTGGTCGACGACGACGTCGTGGGAGCGATGTACCGCTACGCGGCCGACGAGGAGTGGCGAACCAACGTCGCACGCGGCGGTACCGTCGAGGACGTCACGGAATCGCTGCCAGAAACCGTCGACGAAATCGCCAGACGGGCGACGCGCCGGAGTCCGGCGCCCGACATCGCGGCGCTTGCGATCGAACGCGCCGGCGGATCGGTCGACGGTGACCGGGTCGCGACGCTCCGGGAGACGCTGGACGACTCCGTCCCCTCCTGCGTTCCGAAGCCGGATCAGTCGGCCGAGAGCGACGCGGCGACCGTCGGCCTCACCGAACGCGTCGTCGTTAGCGGCACGACCGACACGAGAGCCGTGGTCGGCCGCGCCGATACGGGGCGCTCGCGAACGCGCATCGACCTGCAACTCGCGGCGGCGATCGGCGCCGGTCCCATTCAGGTCAGCGATCCCGCGGCGAGCAAGGGCAGAACGAACGGCCGCCAGCCGGTCGTCGACGTCGTCGTCGGGATCGCCGGCACCGAACGCACCGTCGACGCGACGGTCGAGGATCGGTCGTCGTCGGCGTATCCGCTACTGCTCGGTCGCGACGTGCTGGGAGACTTTCAAATCGACGTCGGCCGACGCTTCGACGAGCGAGGCGACGAATCGTTCGGGGAGTGA
- the ppsA gene encoding pyruvate, water dikinase, whose translation MTETEFVQWLEDCSGEDTAAVGGKSANLGELASLDVPVLPGFTTTASAYDYYVEETGIEATIADELEGLDVEDVADLQKQGERIRRTISEATMPEELASAIVDRYDALASRLEIDDPEVAVRSSATAEDLPDASFAGQQETFLNVAGETELLESIKHCFASLFTDRAIAYRENKGFDHFQVKLAVAVQKMGRADLASSGVLFTLDPDTGFDDVVTIEAAYGFGEPIVQGVVDPDRYVVFKPTTGIVEKELGGKSQRMVRRNGGTKLESVPEDKREAFALDDDRIRELATYATRIEEHFETPQDIEWLVDGDLEELFVVQTRPETVHGATESNVIRTYSLDETGEQLLEGVAIGNAISSGTVRVLSDHREMDQVEEGDVLVTEMTDPDWVPVMKRASAIVTDRGGKTSHAAIVSRELGIPAIVRTGDATDALSDGTDVTVDCSTDTGRVYEGDLEYEVDEEVVDDLPETDTDVRLILGDPGRAFALADLPVDGIGLAREEFIVTSHVGYHPLALLERGEEERFVDALRTGVAKIGAAFYPDEVIFRLSDFKTDEYRNLEGGRRYEPEEDNPMLGWRGASRYYDEAFQEAFRLECEALRQVREDVGLDNVIVMVPFCRTVEEGRRVLDLMAEYGLSGDGMDVYVMAELPSNIVLADRFAELFDGFSIGSNDLTQLTLGVDRNSEKLAPLFDETDESVKRSIESVIETAHDHDRPVGICGDAPSTISGYTEFLLEAEIDSISVSPDVAIETLLEVAELE comes from the coding sequence ATGACCGAGACCGAATTCGTCCAGTGGCTGGAAGACTGCAGCGGCGAGGACACGGCAGCGGTCGGTGGCAAGAGCGCGAACCTCGGCGAACTCGCCTCTCTCGACGTGCCGGTCCTGCCGGGGTTCACGACGACCGCGTCGGCCTACGACTACTACGTCGAGGAGACAGGGATCGAGGCGACGATCGCCGACGAACTCGAGGGACTCGACGTCGAGGACGTCGCCGATCTCCAGAAACAGGGCGAGCGAATCAGGCGGACGATCTCGGAGGCCACGATGCCCGAAGAGCTCGCGTCCGCGATCGTCGACCGTTACGACGCGCTGGCGTCACGCCTCGAGATCGACGACCCCGAAGTCGCCGTCCGGAGCTCCGCGACCGCGGAGGACCTCCCCGATGCCTCCTTCGCTGGCCAGCAGGAGACGTTCCTGAACGTCGCCGGCGAGACCGAACTGCTCGAGTCGATCAAACACTGCTTCGCGTCGCTGTTTACCGATCGGGCGATCGCCTACCGCGAGAACAAGGGCTTCGATCACTTCCAGGTCAAACTCGCCGTCGCGGTCCAGAAGATGGGGCGGGCCGACCTGGCGTCCTCGGGCGTGCTCTTTACCCTCGATCCCGACACCGGCTTCGACGACGTCGTCACGATCGAGGCGGCCTACGGCTTCGGCGAACCGATCGTCCAGGGTGTGGTCGACCCCGACAGATACGTCGTCTTCAAGCCGACGACGGGAATCGTCGAGAAAGAACTCGGCGGCAAGTCCCAGCGAATGGTCCGTCGAAACGGCGGCACCAAACTCGAGTCGGTGCCGGAGGACAAGCGAGAGGCGTTCGCGCTCGACGACGATCGGATCCGGGAGCTGGCGACGTACGCGACCCGAATCGAGGAGCACTTCGAGACGCCACAGGATATCGAGTGGCTCGTCGACGGCGATCTCGAGGAGCTGTTCGTCGTCCAGACCAGGCCCGAGACAGTCCACGGGGCGACCGAATCGAACGTCATCCGCACCTACAGTCTCGATGAGACGGGCGAGCAGTTGCTCGAAGGCGTCGCAATCGGCAACGCGATCTCGAGCGGAACGGTCCGGGTTCTCTCGGATCACCGGGAGATGGACCAGGTCGAGGAGGGCGACGTCCTCGTCACGGAGATGACCGATCCGGACTGGGTTCCCGTCATGAAACGCGCGAGTGCGATCGTCACCGACCGGGGCGGCAAGACCTCCCACGCCGCGATCGTCTCCCGGGAGCTTGGTATCCCGGCGATCGTTCGCACCGGAGATGCGACCGACGCGCTGTCGGACGGAACCGACGTGACGGTCGACTGCTCGACGGACACCGGCCGCGTCTACGAGGGCGACCTCGAGTACGAGGTCGACGAGGAAGTCGTCGACGACCTCCCCGAGACCGACACCGACGTCAGGCTGATCCTCGGCGATCCCGGCCGGGCGTTCGCGCTCGCGGACCTGCCGGTCGACGGCATCGGGCTGGCGCGCGAGGAGTTCATCGTGACGTCTCACGTCGGCTATCACCCGCTTGCGCTGCTCGAGCGTGGCGAAGAAGAACGGTTCGTCGACGCGTTACGAACCGGCGTCGCGAAGATCGGCGCCGCGTTCTATCCCGACGAGGTCATCTTCAGACTAAGCGACTTCAAGACCGACGAGTACCGCAACCTCGAAGGAGGCCGGCGGTACGAACCCGAAGAGGATAACCCGATGCTCGGCTGGCGCGGCGCGTCCAGGTACTACGACGAGGCGTTCCAGGAGGCGTTTCGCCTCGAGTGCGAGGCGCTCCGGCAGGTCCGCGAGGACGTCGGACTCGACAACGTGATCGTGATGGTCCCGTTCTGTCGCACGGTCGAGGAAGGCAGGCGCGTCCTCGACCTGATGGCGGAGTACGGCCTCTCGGGAGACGGGATGGACGTCTACGTGATGGCGGAACTGCCCTCGAACATCGTCCTCGCGGATCGGTTCGCAGAGCTGTTCGACGGTTTCTCGATCGGCTCGAACGACCTCACCCAGCTGACCCTCGGCGTCGATCGCAACTCGGAGAAACTCGCCCCGCTGTTCGACGAGACCGACGAGTCGGTAAAGCGATCGATCGAGTCGGTGATCGAGACGGCCCACGACCACGACCGGCCGGTCGGCATCTGTGGCGACGCCCCCTCGACGATCTCGGGATACACCGAGTTCCTGCTCGAGGCAGAGATCGATTCGATCTCGGTCTCGCCCGACGTCGCCATCGAGACGCTGCTTGAGGTGGCAGAACTCGAGTGA
- a CDS encoding glycosyltransferase, with protein MHPPSLPDRSIEAYAAVTDDDRLERLRELTATLEDARILHLNSTATGGGVAELLRSIVPLCRDLGLDDNWLVMDAGDDFFEVTKAIHNGLQGSESPLTEAMKATYREVNERNAAELEKTYDVVVIHDPQPLGAIESIRETMPEAAIVWRCHIDLTDPVEEYLTFVTDYAEQVDYAIVSRSAYGAAIDGPETSVVHPSIDPLTAKNRSLDEETATAECDRLDPLSFDAPLVTQVSRFDPWKDQFGTLEIYRRARESIPELQLALVGGMAGDDPEGLELYERVAEEAVDDPNVHVLTDLPDTAVNVLQRRSDVVVQKSLREGFGLVVSEALWKRTPVVGSNVGGIPLQIEDGHNGYLVEPEDVESAADHVAGLLEDDERRRRFGEHAREHVRDRFLLPRQLEELLEIFLEVCDLES; from the coding sequence ATGCACCCGCCCTCGCTCCCGGACCGATCGATCGAGGCGTACGCTGCCGTGACGGATGACGATCGGCTCGAGCGGCTCCGAGAACTCACAGCGACGCTCGAGGACGCCCGCATCCTCCATCTCAACTCGACGGCGACCGGCGGCGGCGTCGCGGAGTTGCTCCGGTCGATCGTTCCCCTCTGTCGTGACCTCGGTCTCGACGATAACTGGCTCGTGATGGACGCCGGCGACGACTTCTTCGAGGTGACGAAGGCGATCCACAACGGGCTCCAGGGCAGCGAATCGCCGCTGACCGAGGCGATGAAAGCGACCTATCGCGAGGTAAACGAGCGAAACGCCGCCGAACTCGAGAAGACCTACGACGTCGTCGTGATCCACGACCCACAGCCGCTGGGTGCGATCGAGTCGATACGCGAGACGATGCCGGAGGCAGCGATCGTCTGGCGCTGTCACATCGACCTCACCGATCCCGTCGAGGAGTACCTGACGTTCGTCACCGACTACGCCGAGCAGGTCGACTACGCGATCGTCAGCCGATCGGCCTACGGGGCGGCGATCGATGGCCCGGAGACGAGCGTCGTCCACCCCTCGATCGACCCGCTGACGGCGAAGAACCGGTCGCTGGACGAGGAGACGGCAACGGCAGAGTGTGACCGACTCGATCCCCTCTCGTTCGACGCGCCGCTCGTGACGCAGGTGTCGCGGTTCGATCCGTGGAAAGACCAGTTCGGTACCCTCGAAATCTACCGTCGCGCCCGCGAGTCGATTCCGGAGCTGCAACTGGCGCTGGTCGGCGGGATGGCCGGCGACGATCCGGAGGGGCTAGAGCTGTACGAACGGGTCGCCGAGGAGGCGGTCGACGATCCGAACGTGCACGTGCTGACAGACCTGCCGGATACGGCGGTGAACGTCCTGCAGCGTCGGTCCGACGTCGTCGTCCAGAAGTCTCTCCGCGAGGGGTTCGGCCTCGTCGTCTCGGAAGCACTCTGGAAGCGTACCCCGGTGGTCGGTTCGAACGTGGGCGGCATCCCGCTTCAGATCGAGGACGGCCACAACGGCTATCTCGTCGAGCCCGAGGACGTCGAGAGCGCCGCGGACCACGTCGCCGGCCTCCTCGAGGACGACGAACGTCGACGACGGTTCGGCGAACACGCTCGCGAGCACGTCCGCGATCGGTTCCTGTTGCCCCGCCAGCTCGAGGAGCTACTCGAGATCTTTCTCGAGGTGTGCGACCTCGAGTCGTGA
- a CDS encoding universal stress protein, translating into MSRLIERVLIPTDDSDGALSGAKRGIALASRTGADVHVLSVVETGNEPPEYDDELLASLEAQAEGAVETVEQMARDYDEEVDVTTVVRRGIPFQSIREYANRREIDVVAMGTTGRAGIDRILLGSVTENVLRTARTPVLAVPPNADQPAIDDVAFDRLLLPTDGSDGAEIAAEWGIALADRFESTVHALYAIDTSPFSAIGDEVPEALGHRGETAVESVRKRAGDADVDATGSIATGSPTDVILEYATDEDVDLIVIGTHGRTGIGQWFLGSVTENVVRQADVPVFCVPVSADSP; encoded by the coding sequence ATGAGTCGGCTCATCGAGCGGGTGCTGATACCGACCGACGACAGCGACGGAGCTCTTTCGGGGGCGAAACGCGGGATCGCGCTCGCATCGCGGACCGGTGCCGACGTCCACGTCCTCTCGGTCGTCGAGACTGGCAACGAGCCGCCAGAGTACGACGACGAACTGCTCGCCTCGCTCGAGGCGCAGGCGGAGGGGGCGGTCGAGACGGTCGAGCAAATGGCCCGTGACTACGACGAGGAGGTCGACGTGACGACTGTGGTCAGACGTGGCATTCCGTTCCAGTCGATCAGGGAGTACGCCAACCGACGCGAGATCGACGTCGTCGCTATGGGAACGACGGGACGGGCCGGGATCGACCGAATCCTGCTCGGCAGCGTCACCGAGAACGTCCTCCGGACCGCTCGAACGCCCGTGCTCGCGGTGCCCCCGAACGCGGACCAGCCCGCGATCGACGACGTGGCGTTCGATCGGCTCCTCCTGCCGACCGACGGCAGCGACGGCGCCGAGATCGCAGCCGAGTGGGGGATTGCCCTTGCAGATCGGTTCGAGTCGACCGTTCACGCGCTGTACGCCATCGACACGAGTCCCTTCTCGGCGATCGGTGACGAGGTCCCGGAGGCGCTCGGACACCGAGGGGAAACGGCGGTCGAGTCCGTCCGGAAGCGTGCCGGCGACGCCGACGTCGACGCCACCGGATCGATCGCGACCGGGTCGCCGACGGACGTCATCCTCGAGTACGCGACCGACGAGGACGTCGATCTGATCGTCATAGGGACCCACGGCAGGACGGGAATCGGACAGTGGTTCCTGGGGAGTGTCACCGAGAACGTCGTTCGTCAGGCCGACGTCCCGGTGTTCTGTGTACCCGTCAGCGCCGACTCGCCGTGA
- a CDS encoding sugar phosphate nucleotidyltransferase — translation MNAVVLAGGYATRLWPITRHRPKMFLPLGGATVLDRLYAKLEADDRIETVYVSTNERFAPDFEAHLADGDYDKPRLSIEETHAEDEKLGVVGALGQLVEREGVDDDLLVIAGDNVFDFSIADFLEYFDRREGPTIAVYDVGDRERARSYGVVDLEDDRVVDFEEKPDDPPGTRVSIGCYAFPRETLSLLETYLEEGNDPDEPGWFVSWLQAREPTYAYAFDGSWFDVGTRESYLDAVSWQLDGESLVVDSATVENATIGSNVHVMADATVVDADLERAVVFPDATLEGTTLQRSIVDDGATLGDREFVEAMIGEYTRIPK, via the coding sequence ATGAACGCCGTCGTCCTCGCCGGCGGCTACGCGACCCGGCTGTGGCCGATCACGAGACACCGCCCGAAGATGTTCCTCCCGCTCGGGGGGGCCACCGTCCTCGATCGACTGTACGCCAAACTCGAGGCCGACGACCGGATCGAGACGGTCTACGTCAGCACGAACGAACGCTTCGCTCCCGACTTCGAGGCCCACCTGGCCGACGGCGACTACGACAAACCGCGGCTGTCGATCGAGGAGACGCACGCTGAAGACGAGAAACTTGGCGTCGTCGGGGCACTCGGCCAGCTGGTCGAGCGCGAGGGAGTCGACGACGACCTGCTGGTGATCGCCGGCGACAACGTCTTCGACTTTTCGATCGCGGACTTCCTCGAGTACTTCGACCGACGCGAAGGGCCGACGATCGCCGTCTACGACGTCGGCGACCGGGAACGGGCCAGGTCCTACGGGGTCGTCGATCTCGAGGACGATCGCGTCGTCGACTTCGAGGAAAAACCCGACGACCCGCCGGGGACGCGCGTCTCGATCGGTTGCTACGCGTTTCCCCGCGAGACGCTGTCGTTGCTCGAGACGTACCTCGAAGAGGGCAACGACCCGGACGAACCCGGCTGGTTCGTCTCCTGGCTCCAGGCCCGGGAGCCGACCTACGCCTACGCGTTCGACGGCAGCTGGTTCGACGTCGGTACGCGGGAGAGCTACTTAGACGCCGTTTCCTGGCAACTGGACGGCGAGTCGCTGGTCGTCGACTCGGCGACTGTCGAGAACGCGACGATCGGATCGAACGTCCACGTCATGGCAGACGCGACCGTCGTCGACGCCGACCTCGAGCGGGCGGTGGTCTTCCCGGACGCGACGCTCGAGGGAACGACCCTGCAGCGATCGATCGTCGACGACGGAGCCACGCTCGGCGACCGCGAGTTCGTCGAGGCGATGATCGGCGAGTACACGCGGATTCCGAAGTGA
- a CDS encoding ADP-dependent glucokinase/phosphofructokinase has translation MTDARTQLEADVDALEGLPVFVAYNANVDAIVRVDEELESFLERPSDPGTALPSSPLESKRELAAAIAHTMAAGRGDEIAMADAFARTLEAELEPDSQQMGGQAGIMTNLLTALGTSPITYTYLVSERQLSMFERPDEVGYPTVEDGQVRYVPLPDAVNTDRTKINWVFEFRKGDDLFGVTAREDTRFIAASRPPEFDLSAGELDERVGQVGEVVDGALLAGYHNLTPDHVEDGYEETHRHAREVIRRLRSGGDVDVHIEYAVTHDDDLRESMYEWILPAANVVGADTHELTMLHDDAGIDAVAEPPSEATPFEPDEILDHYRMLEAVREELGVDCLQLHAMEYHLAVMESYHSPEALRRGLEFSAVNAAAKAAKGEITSPADLETGLEYEPSAMGRDAIELLADHLGETAEDGVLVTPTVAACPNRVVDDPAGTVGIGDIVSSSSFVLELAVANDRG, from the coding sequence ATGACCGACGCCCGCACCCAACTCGAGGCCGACGTCGACGCACTCGAGGGTTTACCGGTGTTCGTCGCCTACAACGCGAACGTCGACGCGATCGTCCGGGTCGACGAGGAACTCGAGTCGTTTCTCGAGCGGCCGTCCGATCCCGGAACGGCGCTTCCCTCGAGCCCGCTCGAGTCCAAACGCGAACTCGCGGCGGCGATCGCGCACACGATGGCGGCCGGCCGGGGCGACGAGATCGCGATGGCAGACGCGTTCGCGCGGACGCTCGAGGCGGAACTCGAGCCCGACAGCCAGCAGATGGGCGGTCAGGCGGGGATCATGACGAACCTGCTCACCGCGCTGGGGACGTCGCCGATCACGTACACGTACCTGGTCTCCGAGCGACAGCTCTCGATGTTCGAACGCCCCGACGAGGTGGGGTATCCGACCGTCGAGGACGGACAGGTGCGCTACGTTCCCCTGCCCGACGCCGTCAACACGGATCGGACGAAGATCAACTGGGTGTTCGAGTTTCGGAAGGGTGACGACCTCTTCGGCGTGACTGCACGGGAAGATACCCGGTTCATCGCCGCCTCGAGACCGCCGGAGTTCGACCTGAGCGCGGGCGAGCTCGACGAGCGAGTCGGCCAGGTCGGCGAGGTCGTCGACGGCGCGTTACTGGCGGGGTATCACAACCTCACGCCCGACCACGTCGAAGACGGCTACGAGGAGACACACCGCCACGCACGCGAGGTCATCCGCCGACTCCGGTCGGGAGGCGACGTCGACGTCCACATCGAGTACGCCGTCACCCACGACGACGACCTCAGAGAGAGCATGTACGAGTGGATCTTACCGGCGGCGAACGTCGTGGGCGCGGACACCCACGAGCTGACCATGCTCCACGACGACGCGGGGATCGACGCCGTCGCAGAGCCGCCGTCGGAGGCGACACCGTTCGAACCGGACGAGATTCTCGACCACTACCGGATGCTCGAGGCGGTCCGCGAGGAACTCGGCGTCGACTGTCTCCAGTTGCACGCGATGGAGTACCACCTCGCCGTGATGGAATCGTATCACTCGCCGGAGGCGCTTCGCCGGGGGCTCGAGTTCTCCGCCGTCAACGCCGCAGCCAAGGCCGCGAAAGGTGAGATAACGTCACCCGCGGACCTGGAGACCGGACTCGAGTACGAGCCCTCGGCGATGGGGCGGGACGCAATCGAGTTGCTGGCAGATCATCTCGGCGAGACGGCCGAGGATGGGGTTCTCGTGACCCCCACAGTGGCTGCCTGTCCCAACCGCGTCGTCGACGACCCGGCGGGAACGGTCGGCATCGGCGACATCGTCTCGTCCTCGAGTTTCGTCCTCGAACTCGCCGTTGCCAACGACCGCGGCTGA
- a CDS encoding pyridoxamine 5'-phosphate oxidase family protein: MPPEFTESETELSHEACEEILRDRGTGVLSLASGDEAYAVPISFGYAGETETVYVSFLGYSADSEKVAFAEDTSRASLVTYDVRGKFDWTSVVVRGPIREIDDDEWDGLVDAIEDNAWYPSLFSTSDPQGKLRGFALTVEELSGLEDDSGA; this comes from the coding sequence ATGCCACCGGAGTTTACCGAGTCGGAGACCGAACTGAGCCACGAGGCGTGCGAGGAGATCCTTCGGGACCGGGGAACCGGCGTTCTGTCGCTCGCCAGCGGAGACGAGGCGTACGCGGTGCCGATCTCGTTTGGCTACGCAGGAGAGACGGAGACGGTCTACGTGAGCTTTCTCGGCTACTCGGCCGACAGCGAAAAGGTCGCATTCGCCGAGGACACCAGCCGTGCGTCGCTCGTGACGTACGACGTCCGCGGGAAGTTCGACTGGACGAGCGTGGTGGTCCGTGGACCGATCCGCGAGATCGACGACGACGAGTGGGACGGTCTCGTCGATGCCATCGAGGACAATGCCTGGTATCCGAGCCTGTTCTCCACGTCAGACCCGCAAGGGAAACTGCGCGGGTTCGCACTTACGGTCGAAGAACTCAGCGGACTCGAAGACGACTCGGGCGCCTGA
- a CDS encoding HD domain-containing protein encodes MGVEIRETKVSDAEFEAMQEFVFEYLAASVEKEDEGGRMRWYPWHSAEYRHNHILNVVDLAEEIARSEGADVDVTRVAALFHDVAKLETDQELHAEAGARVAREYLESRGEYPESFVEQVCRAIENHSYQGDLEDLTLEAQCLVEADLLDKVGANGTALILLRMGYEARSHMDADEMVDRVMERGIDAANRVRSDTAESIAHQRLKRVRWFREWLEDEIAVMGE; translated from the coding sequence GTGGGCGTCGAAATAAGAGAAACGAAGGTAAGCGACGCCGAGTTCGAGGCGATGCAGGAGTTCGTCTTCGAATATCTCGCTGCCAGCGTCGAGAAAGAAGACGAGGGCGGACGGATGCGCTGGTACCCCTGGCACTCGGCGGAGTACCGGCACAACCACATCCTCAACGTGGTCGACCTCGCCGAGGAGATCGCCCGCAGCGAAGGCGCAGACGTCGACGTCACGCGCGTCGCTGCCCTCTTTCACGACGTGGCGAAACTCGAGACCGATCAGGAACTGCACGCCGAAGCCGGCGCACGCGTCGCCAGAGAGTACCTCGAGTCTCGTGGCGAGTATCCAGAGTCGTTCGTCGAGCAGGTGTGTCGTGCCATCGAGAACCACTCCTACCAGGGCGATCTCGAGGACCTCACGCTCGAGGCCCAGTGTCTCGTCGAGGCCGACCTGCTCGATAAAGTCGGCGCGAACGGGACGGCGTTGATTCTGTTGCGGATGGGCTATGAGGCACGGTCTCACATGGACGCCGACGAAATGGTCGATCGGGTGATGGAACGGGGTATCGACGCTGCAAACCGCGTCCGAAGCGATACCGCCGAGAGCATCGCCCACCAGCGACTCAAACGCGTCCGCTGGTTCCGCGAGTGGCTCGAAGACGAGATCGCCGTCATGGGCGAGTGA
- a CDS encoding cobalamin B12-binding domain-containing protein, translating into MGSEQEQESIRCLVAKVGLDGHDRGAHVIARAFRDAGFEVIYSGLHKAPEEIVQATVQEDVDVLGISILSGAHNTLIPKIMDGLEEYDAAADTLVLAGGVIPDEDKEGLKEEGVSAVFGPGTSIDETIEFVRENAPER; encoded by the coding sequence ATGGGTAGCGAACAAGAGCAGGAATCGATCCGGTGTCTGGTAGCCAAAGTCGGTCTCGACGGTCACGACCGTGGCGCACACGTCATCGCACGTGCGTTTCGCGACGCCGGATTCGAAGTGATCTACTCCGGGTTGCACAAGGCTCCGGAGGAGATCGTGCAAGCGACGGTCCAAGAGGACGTCGACGTCTTGGGTATCTCCATCCTCTCGGGAGCACACAACACGCTCATTCCGAAGATCATGGACGGCTTAGAGGAGTACGACGCGGCAGCGGATACGCTCGTACTGGCCGGCGGCGTCATCCCGGACGAGGACAAGGAAGGATTGAAAGAAGAAGGCGTCTCGGCGGTGTTCGGTCCCGGCACCTCCATCGATGAGACGATCGAGTTCGTCCGCGAGAACGCCCCGGAGCGATGA